Below is a window of Impatiens glandulifera chromosome 2, dImpGla2.1, whole genome shotgun sequence DNA.
gaaaaaaaaaataattaatttttcaactaATCCTAGCCACGTTATTTTCTCTCACAatcatttatctattttttttatttttactcaataatttttaaactttttatttaactatcagaaaaaattaaataaattaatcaaaattttttattaatgcatatgtaacaaaaaaaaaaaaaaaaaaaaaatagaaaaattaattaacaatatctTGCAATAAGTCATGATAAAAAACAACAAGAAAATCTATTTAGtgaaacttttttttcttttgtcatTAATACTTGTAAATACAATTATATTCATACATAAATGTATAGTTTTACATAAAAACTGTAggttcattttataaatattttgattgacagatagaggttaatcttaaaaatatttatttaattttataattttattttaattgaaataactAAGTTTTCataaatgattataataaaaagagaaaaacaaattgtttaattttttattcataatagagtaatgatagggaacgcGGATTTGGGGTCGCAAAAGTCCGCGAATATTGGATATTCTGTTTAATCATAGAATATTCTCTCCTCTcttgttaatttatttctctcacttttatttatctctcatctttttcattaattattttcccTCTTCTCtcccactaattaatttatttcctctattaattaatttatctcgatcattaattaatttatcattttctttttccgatttattaatctattttctcggtagatattaagtttttttattaataaatattaaaaatattttttaaattataaaccctaaaccataaattataaaccctaaattctaaaccataaattctaaatcttaaatcttaaaccctaaactctcatttcttttttttttttcttattattttttcatatttttttagttttattacttataaatgtttatctaatatttctattctTACAGAAATTTTTTTCactaatttttttgataaattcataattcaactaaatataGATAAGAGATATTAATTATGGTTTAAGATTTAGGATTTATAATTTAGGATTTAGagattatgatttaaataaattaatcagagagaatgagagaggtaaattaattaattcataaagagagagaaattaagagaaattaattaacaagaagaaagagaaattaattattaagaggagagaaattaattaataaaagaagataaaatattcggtgttttatgagaatattctattttctcGGACTTTCGCGACCACAGATTCGCCTTCCCTATAATTActcaatataaaaatatataaatgaacaaAGCCATTTGAACATTTCGGTCAAAACTCTACTTATGTTGATTTTGACCGAATTAGAGTTTGAGTTCAAATCAATTCGTTTAATATTCTAACCGAGTTCATCCTCATATAATTCTTGATTTGTCGTTTTTTTCAAgtcaaacaatataatattttcaatctcTTCTCTAAATCCATAATGAGGTATCATGTTGAGATAGAAtagtttcattttaaattttgtttttgatttagGTCCGAGCTCGAGCGTCTTGAAAATAGTTTAACCgagcttaaatttataaactcgttcaaGCTCGAGATAACGAGATAATAGAAATTGAATCAACCCGAGCCAAATTGAGCTCAGCTCATTTACCTCCCaacaatgtaatatatatttccctaagaaagaaacaaattaaaagataCAGATTAATACAATATGTTTATTAAAAGCTGATGGAACAAAATACCCATTATCTCAATTTACTCATTATACAGGGGACTATCAAGTTCCCAGTttcagatttatgtttttttggcTAATACAATACAAAAAATAGGGTTCTAATCACAATAACACAATCAAATGATATTAATCAGTTCTATCAACGAGTTCTTTTCTAGGCCGAGCTTTACGTAAATGTCCCATACTATTAACAAGATCTTTCCTAGTGCAAACCGGAAACATATTTATCCCTTTCAAAACATTCAACCGCCATAAAACATAAGGAAAACTTAACTGATCCCGCGATGTGAATCGAACAACTTCATTAAACCACACGCACATTAACATGTTTGTTATCGCCGTATGTTCCCTAACTATCACAGAAGCTTCAGCAAGAGCTGCAcataacaaatgaaaaaaataacatttttagacCAGAATTTTTTATGTTGGAAACAAAAAATGTCTTTACCTTTCTTTCCGTTAAACCTTTTATCCTCTGGGAATCCATCGATTCGATACTGATTTAACTGTACCTCAACTTCTTCCGGTTTGGCTTTGTTCTTCTTCACAACAGCCTTCGCTTCATCATACACACTACTACGAGCCCCGTGCTCAGAAATGGCGAGAACAGAGTTCTTACGCCATAGAACTGTTTCCAATACTCCCAAAGGGTCCCTTCTAAACTGGGATTTTGAGTCTACCCAAATCGAATATCTTGCCCGAGGAAACAGCCGATGGCTCAACATCTGAGACAATATTCATATGATATAATTGAGAAACTTGCATTCAAGTTCGTTTTTCTTAGTCCACTTCTCagttttaatcacaattaaCATTCTATTCACTAACAACATAATTCAAATCATGCAAAAATATAGTTTCAATCCacttcaaaaatataatttgagcCATTATTGAAAGTTGATGAAGCAAACGAGCTTTTGATGCAACTTCACGACGCAAAATGAACATTTATCCATAAACCTTAGGTTAGGGGTATTGCGCCCTAAAAACTATATAATCTCTGTTATGTAATGTATAACATtctcaataataaatattcactttAGTTTCCTATTTGCAAACaatcaaactataataataCAGTTAACTTATTCTTCATCAGTATTCAATTTTCATGGCTTCAATtgatgtttttctttcttcaaatactatttctcaaattttcaaaaaaagttataaatttaacaCAGCCATTTACCTTGGGAATTTTACCATTCAGCCGTTGGTCGCTAAAAGGAAGATCCATAACAACAACAATTCTCCATTTTCCAATAAATCGATTCTCCGCAATTTTACGCCCCTCTAACTCCTGTGCAGCTAATGTTATTTCATCCCAAAAGGCAACATAACAAACCTTCTTAAGTGATGCTTCTGTCATTCCAATTGGTTGGTACAAATTATCACCACCACCAAATGCACAAGTTGATACCGCAACTTCACAATTTTGCAGGAAATATTTATCCTCTTCAGAAATTTTGAATCCTCCCTTATCACTATAAAACCCACAATTTAACATCACTGTTTCATTCGCCTGCAATTCAGTTCGTTTGAAATTAACAAACATTTCAAATAAGAATATTGTAATATAAGTAGAATATATCTTTATCATACCTTAAAGCTTTTCTCTCTTTGGTCGAGTGTTTGAGAACCCGTAAACAGGTTGAATCTTGATGCATTGTTCTGTTCTACATAAGCCATGTTTATATCAGATAGATACATTATCTCCTTGATAGTATCAGAGGATTCTCTTTCGGGTGGAATATCCAGAAGCTGGAGTTCTCTTTCAGGAAGGAGATCCAAGCAAGCTGATATGACATTCAGAAAAC
It encodes the following:
- the LOC124925567 gene encoding probable hexosyltransferase MUCI70, encoding MFNNNISIPVSDDDSDDAPSRTQVRVRRKRRKSSFRGKDEFLRRFVRNLLRWWPALLFLPAAGLLLFEASRIGRRPNSLAGHSEQVPQQKQKSIIDKKPGGNNLNRDDRITRSINGVKTPCLDLLPERELQLLDIPPERESSDTIKEIMYLSDINMAYVEQNNASRFNLFTGSQTLDQREKSFKANETVMLNCGFYSDKGGFKISEEDKYFLQNCEVAVSTCAFGGGDNLYQPIGMTEASLKKVCYVAFWDEITLAAQELEGRKIAENRFIGKWRIVVVMDLPFSDQRLNGKIPKMLSHRLFPRARYSIWVDSKSQFRRDPLGVLETVLWRKNSVLAISEHGARSSVYDEAKAVVKKNKAKPEEVEVQLNQYRIDGFPEDKRFNGKKALAEASVIVREHTAITNMLMCVWFNEVVRFTSRDQLSFPYVLWRLNVLKGINMFPVCTRKDLVNSMGHLRKARPRKELVDRTD